Proteins encoded within one genomic window of Theobroma cacao cultivar B97-61/B2 chromosome 7, Criollo_cocoa_genome_V2, whole genome shotgun sequence:
- the LOC18593591 gene encoding glucose-6-phosphate/phosphate translocator 1, chloroplastic — MSFSIKQSALATCMDVSNSVVHKRSPSAICRSFFSPSLDLQKNPKLTSLSVSKPLHISSIEGFVKEKKPLIQCKAYEADRSQPIEAAGEVKSEAAKRVKIGIYFATWWALNVVFNIYNKKVLNAYPYPWLTSTLSLACGSLMMLISWATRIAETPKTDFEFWKTLFPVAVAHTIGHVAATVSMSKVAVSFTHIIKSGEPAFSVLVSRLLLGEAFPLSVYLSLVPIIGGCALAAVTELNFNMTGFMGAMISNLAFVFRNIFSKKGMKGKSVSGMNYYACLSLMSLLILTPFAIAVEGPQMWAAGWEKALSQIGPQFIWWVAAQSIFYHLYNQVSYMSLDEISPLTFSVGNTMKRISVIVSSIIIFHTPVQPINALGAAIAILGTFLYSQAKA, encoded by the exons atgagttttagCATTAAGCAGTCAGCTTTAGCTACATGCATGGATGTGTCCAATTCAGTTGTTCACAAAAGATCACCTTCAGCAATTTGTAGATCTTTCTTTTCACCGTCTTTGGACCTTCAGAAAAACCCCAAATTAACCAGTCTTTCAGTATCAAAGCCTTTGCATATCTCCTCTATTGAAGGTTTTGTTAAGGAGAAAAAGCCACTGATCCAATGTAAGGCTTATGAAGCTGACAGGTCACAGCCTATCGAGGCAGCTGGGGAAGTGAAATCAGAAGCTGCAAAAAGGGTGAAAATTGGGATTTATTTTGCAACTTGGTGGGCTTTAAACGTGGTCTTCAACATATATAACAAGAAAGTTCTGAATGCTTATCCTTACCCTTGGTTGACTTCAACCTTGTCACTTGCTTGCGGTTCTTTGATGATGTTGATTTCATGGGCTACAAGAATTGCTGAGACCCCAAAAACTGATTTTGAGTTCTGGAAGACTTTGTTTCCG GTTGCTGTGGCACATACAATTGGACATGTAGCAGCAACTGTGAGTATGTCTAAAGTTGCAGTTTCATTCACCCACATCATCAAGAGTGGTGAACCTGCTTTCAGTGTCCTGGTTTCAAGGTTATTGCTTGGAGAGGCCTTCCCTCTCTCAGTTTACCTGTCCCTTGTTCCAATCATTGGTGGGTGTGCTCTTGCCGCTGTAACTGAACTCAACTTCAATATGACGG GTTTTATGGGAGCTATGATATCAAACTTGGCATTTGTCTTCCGTAACATATTCTCAAAGAAGGGCATGAAGGGGAAATCTGTTAGCGGGATGAACTACTATGCTTGTCTATCTTTGATGTCTCTCTTAATTCTCACACCTTTTGCAATTGCTGTAGAGGGACCGCAGATGTGGGCGGCAGGATGGGAAAAGGCCTTATCTCAAATCGGACCACAGTTCATCTG GTGGGTGGCAGCCCAAAGTATTTTCTATCATCTCTACAATCAGGTGTCATACATGTCACTTGATGAGATATCTCCCTTGACATTTAGCGTTGGCAACACAATGAAACGTATATCTGTTATAGTCTCTTCCATCATCATCTTCCACACACCTGTCCAGCCCATCAATGCTCTTGGAGCTGCCATTGCTATTCTTGGAACCTTCTTGTATTCCCAG GCAAAAGCATGA
- the LOC18593593 gene encoding F-box protein At4g22280 gives MSPQARFEDGKDIHRLNSLPDEIICHIISFLPLQEMIRTSILSRRWRYLFAQTSSLTIDDNDESPSDYVNFRFLLFNLANRVLFARSRDTIDKFCLKFRQYVDIYHQIDGWLYYALRYGVQELELKLRKTYGLDLPGLPSAGCLFSCKMLVRLELKLGRNFILEVPPTVRLPKLKVLHLEKVEFSDGESVQRLFSQCSMLEELIVKYCVWEDVNKFTVSNPTLKRLTLRRLRSISHQELEINAPSLVYFEHFDFVAKNYSLLNLQSLVEALIDVEPEIFRFFYPTPSTDLLRGIKAGLLRGISNIKSLHLGCNFSNAYGGRRIPKLDFIGFPFPNLTFLKIDTSFS, from the exons ATGTCTCCACAGGCGAGATTTGAAGATGGCAAAGACATCCACAGGCTCAATAGTTTACCAGATGAAATTATTTGTCACATCATCTCATTTCTTCCTCTACAAGAAATGATCCGGACATCTATCTTATCACGAAGGTGGAGGTATCTTTTCGCTCAGACTTCTAGTCTTACCATTGATGATAATGACGAAAGTCCATCAGATTATGTTAATTTTAGATTCTTACTCTTCAATCTCGCGAACAGAGTGTTGTTTGCCCGTAGTAGGGATACCATAGATAAATTCTGTCTTAAATTCAGACAATATGTTGATATTTACCACCAGATTGATGGGTGGTTATATTATGCATTGCGGTATGGTGTTCAAGAGCTTGAGCTTAAACTACGGAAAACATATGGATTAGATTTGCCTGGCCTGCCTAGTGCTggttgtttattttcttgcaaGATGTTGGTGAGATTGGAATTGAAGTTGGGGAGGAATTTTATCCTGGAAGTCCCTCCTACAGTTCGTCTGCCAAAGCTCAAGGTTCTCCATCTTGAGAAGGTTGAATTTTCAGACGGTGAATCGGTTCAAAGGCTCTTTTCTCAGTGCAGCATGCTTGAGGAATTGATTGTAAAATATTGTGTATGGGAAGATGTAAACAAATTCACTGTTTCTAATCCTACACTCAAGAGACTGACTTTGAGAAGGCTAAGATCAATTTCTCACCAAGAACTGGAGATTAACGCACCAAGTCTTGTCTACTTCGAGCACTTCGATTTTGTAGCAAAAAACTACTCATTACTAAACCTGCAGTCCCTTGTTGAAGCCCTTATTGATGTTGAACCAGAAATCTTTCGCTTCTTTTATCCTACTCCTTCAACAGATCTCCTGAGAGGGATTAAAGCAGGCCTCCTGAGAGGGATTAGTAACATTAAGTCACTTCATTTAGgttgtaatttttcaaat GCTTATGGAGGTCGTCGGATTCCCAAGTTGGACTTCATCGGGTTCCCTTTCCCTAACTTGACCTTTCTGAAGATAGATACTTCCTTCTCGTGA